The following DNA comes from Sander lucioperca isolate FBNREF2018 chromosome 2, SLUC_FBN_1.2, whole genome shotgun sequence.
AAGGTACGTAATAGTCCAGAAGTTTTACAATTTCTTTTATCAACAAATTGGATGTCTTCTCTTTCCATGAAGAGAAAAGTCCAAACAGGTGCCAGTCTGGTATTGAATACAGACTTATCACTGTTGGGTTGCCCATGCCTTGACAAGGGGCCCATACTGGTAATTTACCAAGAGGCAAGCAACTGAAAACAGCTGGTCAATAGACCCAGAGATGGACAGAGGTATGACCTTTTCAAACTGTTTGTTCTCCTTGACCCTCCTGATGCACCTCTCAACGTGGACTCTGAGGCGGGCAATGGACTGAGTGCGCTGGACATCCTCTTTGGCCATCTGGGTGTTCTTTACCAGGAAGGCAGGTCGATAAACCTTTCCAGCGACAAGGTTGTCCACTAGAAAGCCTTTGTCCACCATAATGGCCATTTCTGGTGTGAGGCATTTGGTTATACCAGACAATTTGAAGATTTCCCTGTCGCTCATTGAGCCTGCATACAGTGGGGAAACAAAGGTGATGGGACCATGGGGAGCGATGCCAATCATAGCTTTGAAGGTAGTATGAGATTTATATGAAGAATAAACCTCGCTAtgcagaaggagagaggagggggtcTGGCAACATATCTCTGTGCAGTCCAGGATCACTTGTGTGTCAGGAAATGCAGCAAATTCTGGTGGGAGGTGTGCTTTGACATCCTCTGGTGGTATCCACAGGCGAATGGAGCCCAGCAGGTGATACAGAAAGTGAGTCCATGATGTGATAATCCTGCTGACGGTGGTCCGGTGAATTGAGAAACGATTGGCCAGATCCCTCAGAGGCAGGCCCACAGAAAGATACATCAGAAATAGCAGCAATTCATCGACAAGTAGCAGTTTTGTAGCTCGGTGTGGGATACCTGAGGCAGCATTGGCAGAGGCAGCATTGGCTGAGGAGATTCTGACAAATTTTGTGTTTGCAGCTGGCTCCACTTGTTTCCAAAAGGCCAGGAAAGATTTGTACGATGCAAATCTGAAATAACAACAAGACCTTAACACATTTGGTTTATAATATACAATGATAATAAACAGAAATTAACATTAACAGATCTGTGGAGATT
Coding sequences within:
- the LOC116039726 gene encoding uncharacterized protein LOC116039726, with protein sequence MSLFGNKAGKRLKLQHQEKKTSLHCCVPLCTNSSRYNSILSFHRFPVDEEVKSVWTAKIRREDFSPTDGTRVCSVHFLPGDFVGPRRLKKGAVPCLFAWNKFSIPTPRLNVWQRHPRPPTPELLPADTSEEEDSVQPMEVTVTDHDYCVTPNTSVVVYELTRENEKLREKIEQLQHQLESLQLRSTFGLQRIAGSDEDIRFYTRFASYKSFLAFWKQVEPAANTKFVRISSANAASANAASGIPHRATKLLLVDELLLFLMYLSVGLPLRDLANRFSIHRTTVSRIITSWTHFLYHLLGSIRLWIPPEDVKAHLPPEFAAFPDTQVILDCTEICCQTPSSLLLHSEVYSSYKSHTTFKAMIGIAPHGPITFVSPLYAGSMSDREIFKLSGITKCLTPEMAIMVDKGFLVDNLVAGKVYRPAFLVKNTQMAKEDVQRTQSIARLRVHVERCIRRVKENKQFEKVIPLSISGSIDQLFSVACLLVNYQYGPLVKAWATQQ